A DNA window from Corynebacterium ciconiae DSM 44920 contains the following coding sequences:
- the argH gene encoding argininosuccinate lyase, which yields MDKHGTNEGALWGGRFSGGPSESMFALSVSTHFDWVLAPYDVLASKAHARVLHKAGLLSDEDFDTMLAGLDQLGADVADGSFTPDPSDEDVHGAMERGLIERVGPQVGGRLRAGRSRNDQVATLFRMWVRDAIREISQGILELVDAISRQAAAHPRAIMPGKTHFQAAQPVLLAHQLLAHAHPLLRDVERLQDLDKRLAVSPYGSGALAGSSLALDPEAIAEELGFDSAADNSLDATASRDFASETAFVLAQIAVDMSRFAEEIIAWSTPEFNYITLADAWSTGSSIMPQKKNPDVAELVRGKSGRLIGNLTGLLATLKAMPLAYNRDLQEDKEPIVDSVQQLQLLLPAMTGLVGTLTFNEERMRELAPAGFTLATDLAEWMVREGVPFREAHEASGACVRLAESRGVDLVDLSDEELASVDERLKPEVREVLTIDGAVASRATRGGTAGVRVDEQRERVDKLAAKYRDWATTAVIER from the coding sequence ATGGATAAGCACGGAACGAACGAAGGTGCGCTGTGGGGCGGGCGCTTTTCCGGCGGACCCTCCGAGTCAATGTTTGCGCTGAGTGTATCCACCCACTTCGACTGGGTGCTCGCCCCTTATGACGTGCTCGCCTCCAAAGCCCACGCTCGGGTGCTACACAAGGCAGGCCTGCTCAGTGACGAGGACTTCGACACCATGCTCGCCGGCCTCGACCAGCTCGGAGCGGACGTGGCCGATGGCAGCTTCACGCCTGACCCCAGTGATGAGGACGTCCACGGCGCGATGGAACGCGGGCTTATCGAGCGTGTCGGCCCCCAGGTGGGCGGGCGTCTGCGCGCTGGGCGATCCCGCAATGACCAAGTGGCCACACTCTTTCGTATGTGGGTGCGCGATGCGATCCGTGAGATCAGCCAAGGCATCCTCGAGCTTGTCGACGCCATCTCGCGCCAAGCAGCCGCACACCCCCGGGCAATCATGCCCGGCAAGACTCACTTCCAGGCAGCCCAGCCGGTGCTGCTCGCGCACCAGCTGCTGGCGCACGCCCATCCGCTCCTGCGTGACGTCGAGCGCCTACAGGATCTGGACAAGCGCCTCGCCGTGTCGCCCTATGGTTCCGGTGCACTCGCCGGATCCTCCCTAGCGCTTGATCCCGAGGCCATCGCGGAGGAGCTGGGCTTCGACTCTGCCGCCGATAACTCCCTCGATGCCACCGCCTCGCGGGACTTCGCCTCCGAGACCGCGTTCGTGCTGGCCCAAATCGCCGTGGATATGTCGCGCTTCGCGGAGGAGATCATCGCCTGGTCTACCCCTGAGTTCAACTACATCACCCTGGCCGATGCCTGGTCCACCGGCAGTTCGATCATGCCGCAGAAGAAGAACCCCGACGTGGCCGAGCTTGTGCGGGGTAAGTCCGGCCGACTCATCGGTAACCTCACCGGCCTGCTTGCAACTCTCAAGGCCATGCCCTTGGCCTACAACCGCGACCTGCAAGAAGACAAAGAGCCTATCGTGGATTCGGTGCAGCAGCTGCAGCTGCTCCTGCCGGCCATGACCGGACTTGTTGGCACGCTGACCTTCAATGAAGAGCGGATGCGCGAGCTTGCTCCCGCTGGGTTTACCCTCGCCACCGATTTGGCCGAGTGGATGGTGCGCGAGGGGGTGCCCTTCCGCGAAGCCCACGAGGCATCTGGAGCCTGCGTTCGCCTCGCTGAGTCGCGCGGCGTGGATCTGGTTGACCTCAGCGATGAGGAGCTGGCCAGCGTGGATGAGCGGCTTAAGCCCGAAGTGCGCGAGGTGCTCACCATCGATGGCGCTGTTGCCTCTCGTGCCACCCGCGGTGGTACCGCTGGGGTGCGCGTGGATGAGCAGCGAGAGCGCGTCGATAAGCTCGCGGCTAAGTACCGGGATTGGGCCACCACGGCCGTTATTGAGAGATAG
- the recN gene encoding DNA repair protein RecN: MLAELAINNVGVIPSESVEFSGGLSVLTGETGAGKTMVVFGLRMLAGDRADASRVRSGAAEAAVEGRFSTTGMADAQRVAVEEIVSEAGGQRDENDEYIATRVIKSTGRSRAHLGGRSVPAATLKSFAGEMLAIHGQNDQLRLVSPEHQRAALDRSDDTIADCLSAYSECYATWRGLARDLAQRTASRREMAQEVDRLQFAINEIATVDPQPGEDTELQAMIRRLQDVDTLREQAQTALVALDGMEALGDGGFDEQSSASDFLGEASSALSGTEDPELSQLADRLEELTTQLGEISGELGMFLSTLPSDPQALEESLHRQQELKSLTRKYAPDIAGVVAWKAKAEAKLASIDTSPEALEELKKKVARAEKKLKAAAKKLSAARARAAKTLGEAVTEEIRGLAMPKAEFQVVLEPCEPSPAGAENVEFRLAAHPGATAQPIAQAASGGELSRVMLALEVVVAQSQSSTTLVFDEVDAGVGGRAAVEIGRRLARLAQRNQVIVVTHLPQVAAYADQHLHVSKDVSDSSVTSAVEDLSGERRVEELARMLAGLDDTETGKAHATELLATAARDKDSFAEP; the protein is encoded by the coding sequence ATGCTTGCTGAACTGGCGATCAACAACGTAGGCGTGATCCCCTCGGAGAGTGTCGAATTCTCGGGGGGATTAAGCGTGCTCACCGGCGAAACCGGTGCGGGTAAGACCATGGTGGTCTTTGGGCTACGCATGCTCGCTGGGGATCGGGCCGATGCCTCCCGCGTGCGTAGTGGCGCGGCGGAGGCCGCCGTCGAGGGGCGTTTTTCCACCACCGGTATGGCAGACGCCCAGCGGGTCGCGGTAGAGGAGATCGTGAGCGAAGCCGGAGGCCAGCGTGATGAGAATGATGAATACATCGCCACCCGCGTGATCAAATCCACCGGCCGCTCACGAGCCCACCTGGGTGGGCGTTCCGTGCCCGCTGCCACACTCAAGAGTTTCGCGGGGGAGATGCTGGCCATTCACGGCCAAAACGACCAACTGCGGCTAGTCAGCCCCGAGCACCAGCGCGCCGCGCTCGACCGCAGCGATGACACCATCGCCGACTGCCTCAGCGCCTATAGCGAGTGCTACGCCACGTGGCGGGGGCTTGCCCGCGATCTGGCCCAGCGCACAGCCTCGCGGCGGGAGATGGCCCAAGAAGTTGATCGGCTGCAGTTTGCGATCAACGAAATCGCCACCGTGGACCCCCAGCCGGGCGAAGATACCGAGCTGCAGGCGATGATTCGACGTTTGCAGGATGTGGACACCCTGCGGGAGCAGGCGCAGACCGCGCTGGTGGCGCTCGACGGGATGGAAGCCCTCGGCGACGGAGGCTTCGATGAGCAGTCCTCGGCCTCTGATTTTCTCGGGGAAGCGAGCAGCGCCCTGAGCGGAACCGAGGATCCCGAGCTTTCTCAGTTAGCCGATCGTCTTGAAGAGCTCACCACTCAGCTCGGGGAAATTAGCGGTGAGTTGGGGATGTTTCTGTCCACCTTGCCCTCCGATCCGCAGGCCTTGGAGGAGTCGCTGCACAGGCAACAGGAGCTGAAATCGCTCACCCGCAAATACGCCCCCGATATCGCTGGGGTGGTGGCATGGAAAGCCAAGGCTGAAGCGAAACTTGCCAGCATCGATACCTCGCCCGAGGCGCTGGAGGAATTGAAGAAAAAGGTGGCCCGTGCTGAGAAGAAGCTCAAGGCCGCTGCGAAGAAGCTCTCTGCGGCCCGCGCTCGGGCCGCCAAGACGCTCGGCGAGGCAGTGACCGAGGAGATTCGCGGGCTAGCGATGCCCAAGGCGGAATTTCAGGTGGTCCTCGAACCCTGCGAACCCAGCCCCGCTGGCGCAGAGAATGTCGAATTTCGCCTCGCCGCGCATCCTGGGGCCACCGCCCAACCCATCGCCCAGGCCGCATCGGGTGGTGAGCTATCGCGCGTGATGCTCGCCCTCGAGGTGGTGGTGGCGCAATCCCAAAGTTCTACCACCTTGGTATTCGACGAGGTAGATGCCGGAGTGGGCGGGCGTGCTGCCGTGGAGATCGGCCGGCGCTTGGCTCGCCTCGCCCAGCGCAACCAGGTGATCGTAGTCACCCACCTGCCCCAGGTGGCCGCCTATGCGGATCAGCACTTGCACGTATCCAAAGATGTCTCCGACTCCTCGGTTACCTCCGCGGTGGAGGATTTATCTGGCGAGCGTCGCGTCGAAGAGCTAGCGCGCATGCTTGCCGGATTGGACGACACCGAGACCGGCAAGGCACATGCCACCGAGCTTCTAGCCACCGCAGCGCGGGACAAGGACAGCTTTGCCGAACCCTAG
- a CDS encoding HAD-IIA family hydrolase — protein sequence MCLSKNFDLLIFDLDGTVYAGGDPIEHAVDSILAADMNCQYVTNNASRAPEVVAEQLSSLGLRVSPSDVLTSAQAAVAMVAQEIEPGARVYVVGADSFKELTRDAGFEVVESADAQPAAVLHGHNPATGWAELSEAALAIGRGARYFASNLDTTLPMERGLHVGNGSMVAAVATATGVTPQSAGKPGPTMFLAAAHRTAARRPLSIGDRLNTDIAGSVAAGIPSLHVLTGVSGCWDVLNAPVAERARYVAADLRALDMAADAVDPFHTDSHGNFSATYDADRGTLSIGGEPIDEEDAPLEALRAALAVVWTDSEASHELNSEAVHTSSDEAARAVAQWW from the coding sequence ATGTGCCTGAGCAAGAATTTTGATCTGCTGATCTTCGATCTAGATGGAACGGTCTACGCCGGCGGCGACCCCATCGAGCACGCGGTCGATTCCATCCTCGCCGCAGATATGAACTGCCAGTATGTGACTAATAATGCCTCCCGAGCCCCCGAGGTGGTGGCCGAACAGCTGAGCTCGCTGGGGCTGCGCGTGAGTCCGAGCGATGTGCTCACCTCTGCCCAAGCAGCGGTAGCCATGGTGGCACAAGAAATCGAGCCGGGCGCCCGGGTCTACGTTGTGGGCGCTGATTCTTTCAAAGAGCTGACCAGAGACGCCGGCTTCGAGGTAGTGGAATCCGCCGACGCCCAGCCCGCCGCGGTACTCCACGGACACAACCCCGCTACTGGCTGGGCTGAGCTCTCAGAGGCAGCCCTAGCTATCGGCCGCGGTGCCCGCTATTTTGCGTCTAATCTCGATACCACGTTGCCTATGGAACGCGGGCTTCACGTGGGCAATGGTTCAATGGTTGCCGCAGTGGCCACGGCAACGGGGGTGACTCCGCAGTCTGCGGGCAAGCCCGGGCCCACGATGTTTCTGGCGGCTGCCCATCGCACTGCGGCGCGCCGCCCGTTGTCGATTGGCGATCGCCTCAACACCGATATCGCAGGCAGCGTGGCCGCCGGCATTCCTAGTTTGCACGTTCTTACCGGTGTAAGTGGATGTTGGGATGTACTGAACGCGCCAGTGGCGGAACGGGCACGCTATGTCGCCGCGGATCTGCGGGCACTGGACATGGCCGCGGATGCCGTTGATCCCTTCCACACCGACAGCCACGGAAACTTCAGCGCCACCTATGACGCAGACCGTGGAACGCTCAGCATCGGCGGCGAACCCATTGACGAAGAGGACGCCCCGCTCGAAGCGCTGCGCGCCGCGCTCGCTGTGGTGTGGACGGACAGCGAGGCCTCTCATGAGCTCAACTCTGAGGCCGTGCACACGAGCTCGGATGAGGCTGCCCGCGCTGTCGCGCAGTGGTGGTAG
- a CDS encoding NAD kinase, translating into MSSTHCAPATPGSSEHATDKRIVLLVPHTGRSSNVEAAARAAELLLDAGIEVRVSVDPQASSLDSHPIFSRLEQFGHDVSATEGVEMVLVLGGDGTFLRGADLAYSADLPVLGINLGHVGFLAEWDSDSLDLAIERVVARDYEVEDRMTIEAMVRGPNNEVAGRGWALNEVSVESLNSRGVLDAILEVDGRPVSSFGCDGVLVSTPTGSTAYAFSAGGPVLWPELDAILVVPNNAHALFAKPLVVSPDSQVAVESVSTTFPAQAVMDGFRQVSMPPGSRIEINKAATPVQWVRLDHKPFADRLVTKFRLPVEGWRGPSAANNPHAQQ; encoded by the coding sequence ATGAGCAGCACCCACTGTGCTCCCGCTACGCCGGGCAGCAGCGAACACGCCACGGACAAGCGCATTGTGTTATTGGTGCCGCACACCGGGCGCAGCTCGAACGTGGAGGCCGCCGCACGTGCTGCGGAATTGCTTCTCGACGCCGGCATCGAGGTGCGTGTCTCTGTAGATCCACAGGCATCCTCCTTGGACAGCCACCCAATTTTTTCTCGCCTCGAGCAATTTGGCCATGATGTCTCTGCCACCGAAGGAGTGGAGATGGTGCTTGTTCTTGGTGGCGATGGAACCTTCCTCCGCGGCGCCGATCTGGCCTACTCGGCGGATCTGCCGGTGCTCGGCATCAACCTCGGCCACGTGGGGTTTCTGGCCGAGTGGGATTCCGATTCGCTCGATCTAGCCATTGAACGCGTGGTTGCCCGCGACTATGAAGTGGAAGACCGCATGACCATCGAGGCAATGGTGCGCGGGCCTAATAACGAGGTGGCGGGCCGCGGCTGGGCGCTTAACGAGGTCAGCGTGGAAAGCCTGAATAGTCGGGGAGTGCTGGATGCAATCCTCGAGGTCGATGGCAGGCCAGTGAGCTCCTTCGGCTGTGATGGCGTGCTGGTGTCTACTCCCACCGGTTCTACGGCCTATGCTTTCTCGGCGGGAGGGCCGGTGCTATGGCCGGAGCTTGACGCGATTCTCGTGGTACCCAATAACGCCCACGCCCTCTTTGCCAAGCCACTGGTGGTCAGCCCAGATTCGCAGGTGGCGGTGGAATCAGTGTCCACTACCTTTCCTGCCCAAGCCGTGATGGATGGATTCCGGCAGGTGTCCATGCCGCCGGGCTCGCGCATCGAGATCAACAAGGCCGCCACCCCAGTGCAGTGGGTGCGTTTGGACCATAAGCCTTTCGCTGACCGGCTCGTAACTAAGTTCCGGCTTCCCGTAGAAGGCTGGCGGGGGCCCTCCGCTGCTAACAATCCGCACGCTCAGCAGTGA
- the tyrS gene encoding tyrosine--tRNA ligase, which produces MSDNIIDELHWRGLINQSTDLDALREACENPITLYCGFDPTGSSLHAGHLVPLIMLKRFQQYGHRPIAIAGGATGMIGDPREVGERSMLSEDTIAENVDSIKSQLERFVDFGDGTHGTALMLNNADWTGQMSVIAFLRDLGKNFSLNTMLDRDTVKRRLDGDGISYTEFSYMLLQANDFVHLQRNYDCTLQIGGSDQWGNIVSGVDLNRRLDQKKVHGLTVPLVTDADGQKFGKSTGGGKLWLDATLTSPYAWYQYFINAGDSVVIDYMRWFTFLSKEEIADYEEEVAERPYKREAQRRLAREMTTLVHGAEATEAVELASQALFGRAELSDLDESTLASALAETSIAEVPASEPGTIVELFVASGLVDSKGAARRAVKEGGVYVNNERINDAEWIPSESDLLHGSWLVLRRGKKNFAGARLV; this is translated from the coding sequence ATGTCTGACAACATCATTGATGAGCTGCACTGGCGCGGCCTGATTAACCAGTCCACCGATCTCGACGCTCTGCGCGAGGCCTGCGAGAACCCAATCACCCTGTATTGCGGCTTCGACCCCACAGGATCCTCGCTGCATGCAGGCCACCTTGTTCCGCTCATCATGCTCAAGCGCTTCCAGCAGTACGGTCACCGTCCTATCGCCATCGCCGGCGGGGCAACCGGCATGATCGGTGATCCGCGCGAGGTGGGGGAGCGGTCTATGCTCTCCGAGGACACCATCGCCGAGAACGTCGACTCCATCAAGTCCCAGTTGGAACGCTTCGTGGACTTCGGCGACGGCACCCATGGCACGGCACTCATGCTCAACAACGCCGATTGGACCGGCCAGATGAGTGTCATCGCCTTCCTGCGTGATTTGGGCAAAAACTTCTCGCTCAACACCATGTTGGATCGTGATACCGTCAAACGCCGCCTCGACGGCGACGGTATTTCCTACACCGAGTTTTCCTACATGCTGCTGCAGGCCAATGACTTCGTGCACCTACAGCGCAACTACGATTGCACGCTGCAGATCGGCGGCTCCGATCAATGGGGCAACATCGTCTCTGGTGTGGACCTCAACCGCCGCCTCGACCAGAAGAAGGTGCACGGTCTGACCGTGCCACTCGTCACCGATGCCGACGGTCAGAAGTTCGGCAAGTCCACCGGTGGCGGCAAACTCTGGCTCGATGCGACGCTCACCAGCCCCTATGCGTGGTACCAATACTTCATCAACGCCGGCGACTCTGTGGTGATCGACTACATGCGTTGGTTTACCTTCCTCAGCAAGGAAGAGATCGCAGACTACGAAGAGGAAGTGGCCGAGCGTCCCTATAAGCGCGAAGCCCAGCGTCGCCTCGCGCGAGAAATGACCACCCTGGTGCACGGCGCGGAAGCTACCGAAGCAGTTGAGCTTGCCTCGCAGGCGCTGTTCGGCCGTGCCGAACTCAGCGATCTTGATGAGTCCACCCTGGCTTCGGCACTGGCAGAGACCTCCATTGCTGAGGTACCGGCCAGCGAGCCGGGCACCATCGTCGAGCTCTTTGTGGCCTCTGGCTTGGTGGATTCCAAGGGTGCAGCACGTCGTGCTGTCAAGGAAGGTGGCGTGTATGTGAACAACGAGCGCATTAACGACGCCGAGTGGATCCCCAGCGAAAGCGACCTGCTGCACGGAAGCTGGCTGGTGCTGCGGCGGGGCAAAAAGAACTTCGCCGGAGCTCGCTTGGTCTAA
- a CDS encoding Trm112 family protein translates to MSIDPELLEVLACPQDKGPLSYDAEKDVLVNPRLNIAYRIDDGIPVLLADEARDYPEN, encoded by the coding sequence ATGAGTATTGATCCCGAATTGCTCGAGGTACTCGCATGCCCCCAAGACAAGGGGCCGTTGAGTTATGACGCCGAAAAGGATGTGCTGGTCAACCCCCGGCTGAACATCGCCTATCGTATCGACGACGGTATCCCCGTTCTGCTCGCCGACGAAGCGCGCGACTACCCCGAGAACTAA
- the steA gene encoding putative cytokinetic ring protein SteA — MAGMSLFSKSDDLPGVHAIARDCTARGRGWKKLSEGDIAVVDAPDITRAQAQRLIDARPAAVVNIAQFSTGAMPNFGPQLMADEGIMLVEGLGAEAWSTLKNGKKARLTEEGEFFHGESLIGSGDVLTAEEALSRFSESQQTLVDNMEAYFGNTTEFIRSESPLLIDGIGIPDIDSDLKDRKVVVLSPGRGHREELKRLRNFIREYNPVLIGVNAAADTLVEDGYTPDLIVGNPTTIGADALRSGALVILPADPDGYAAGLERIQDLGVGAMTFPAATESATDLALLLADYHGASLIVNVGAVFDLQHMFASADTATPSGLLTRAKVGNKLVDGHAVADLYTVRSSTSLGWMWALLGILVAMAVIVIVAGTSGDGSFTENVVDTWNSFALAVQDLVKGWFN; from the coding sequence ATAGCGGGCATGAGTCTGTTCTCGAAGAGCGATGATCTCCCAGGCGTGCACGCCATTGCCCGCGATTGCACGGCGCGGGGTCGTGGGTGGAAGAAACTATCAGAAGGCGATATTGCTGTCGTCGACGCGCCGGACATCACCCGTGCGCAGGCGCAGCGGCTCATCGATGCCCGCCCTGCGGCCGTAGTAAATATTGCCCAGTTCTCCACCGGTGCCATGCCCAACTTCGGGCCCCAATTGATGGCTGATGAGGGCATCATGCTCGTCGAGGGGCTGGGAGCTGAGGCGTGGTCCACGCTGAAGAATGGCAAGAAGGCCCGCCTCACCGAGGAGGGCGAATTCTTCCACGGTGAAAGCCTCATCGGCTCGGGTGATGTGCTCACCGCAGAAGAGGCACTCAGCCGCTTCAGTGAATCGCAGCAGACCCTGGTGGACAACATGGAGGCCTATTTCGGCAACACCACCGAGTTCATTCGCTCCGAGTCGCCACTGCTTATCGACGGTATCGGCATCCCAGACATTGATTCTGACCTGAAGGACCGCAAGGTTGTGGTCTTAAGTCCCGGCCGAGGCCACCGCGAAGAACTCAAGCGGCTGCGTAACTTCATTCGGGAATATAACCCTGTGCTTATCGGTGTCAACGCTGCGGCAGACACTCTAGTCGAGGATGGCTACACTCCTGATCTCATCGTGGGTAACCCCACCACCATTGGCGCCGATGCGCTGCGCTCCGGGGCACTGGTGATCCTTCCTGCCGATCCCGATGGCTATGCCGCCGGACTCGAACGCATTCAGGATCTTGGGGTGGGGGCAATGACGTTCCCCGCCGCCACCGAATCCGCCACCGACCTAGCGCTTCTGCTGGCCGACTATCACGGCGCCTCCTTGATCGTGAACGTGGGTGCGGTCTTCGACCTGCAGCACATGTTCGCCAGCGCGGACACCGCCACTCCCTCCGGCCTGCTCACCCGCGCCAAGGTGGGTAATAAGCTCGTTGATGGCCATGCCGTGGCCGATCTCTACACGGTGCGCTCCAGCACCTCTTTGGGGTGGATGTGGGCACTGCTTGGCATCCTCGTGGCCATGGCTGTGATCGTGATCGTGGCCGGTACCAGCGGCGATGGAAGCTTCACCGAGAATGTGGTGGACACTTGGAACAGCTTCGCCTTGGCCGTGCAGGATCTGGTGAAGGGATGGTTTAACTAG
- a CDS encoding tetratricopeptide repeat protein: MADNDGRRREHSSNSNHRDHGHNNRGSDRGRSHRGQRNDRDRRSGAGREGHRAGGRWEDRGDRRSHGNRYDRRDIDDRRNNRGNRDGDNRGYRGGDRPDRRDSGERRHNGGGRGGDRYESRSNGERRGGRNDSRGHAQRGGRNRTPGYRSGGTRANFRAEKDRARKNEPAIPEDMNWKDLDPSVRQDLRSLSKDNAERVGAHMVAAAALMAEDPDKALAHARAAKDRGGRVAVVRETVGIAAYHAGEWKEALSELRAARRMSGGPGLLAVMADCERGLGRPEKAIDIAREESTSGMSNADKAELAIVIAGARRDMEQYDAAVLELERFGLEGIEPAFTAARVHYAYADALIDAGRTGEAKKWFEKAVSEDHDELLDARDRLAALND; encoded by the coding sequence ATGGCAGATAACGACGGACGCCGCCGCGAACACTCATCCAACTCCAACCACCGCGACCACGGGCACAATAACCGCGGTTCGGATCGGGGCCGCAGCCACCGAGGCCAGCGCAATGATCGCGATCGCCGCAGCGGCGCAGGCCGCGAAGGACATCGTGCCGGGGGCCGCTGGGAAGACCGAGGCGATCGGCGGAGCCACGGTAATCGCTATGACCGCCGCGACATCGATGATCGCCGCAACAATCGCGGTAACCGGGATGGCGATAATCGCGGCTATCGCGGCGGAGACCGGCCGGACCGTCGCGATAGCGGCGAACGCCGTCATAACGGTGGCGGTCGCGGGGGCGATCGTTATGAGAGCCGCTCCAACGGTGAGCGCCGCGGCGGCCGCAACGATTCCCGTGGGCATGCCCAGCGGGGCGGGCGCAACCGGACCCCGGGTTATCGATCCGGTGGCACACGCGCAAACTTCCGCGCGGAGAAGGATCGGGCGCGCAAGAACGAGCCCGCCATTCCTGAGGATATGAACTGGAAGGACCTGGATCCTTCTGTGCGCCAGGATCTCCGCAGCCTATCGAAAGACAATGCCGAACGCGTGGGCGCTCACATGGTAGCCGCCGCCGCGCTCATGGCCGAGGACCCTGACAAGGCACTTGCCCATGCCCGTGCCGCGAAGGACCGCGGTGGACGAGTAGCCGTGGTGCGTGAAACCGTCGGCATCGCCGCGTACCACGCAGGCGAGTGGAAAGAAGCGCTCTCCGAACTGCGCGCAGCCCGCCGCATGAGTGGAGGCCCCGGGCTGCTGGCCGTGATGGCGGACTGCGAACGCGGTCTCGGTCGCCCCGAGAAGGCCATCGATATCGCCCGCGAGGAATCCACCTCCGGTATGAGCAATGCGGACAAGGCTGAGCTGGCCATTGTTATTGCTGGTGCCCGCCGTGACATGGAGCAGTATGACGCCGCCGTACTGGAGCTCGAACGCTTCGGACTGGAGGGCATCGAGCCGGCGTTCACCGCAGCACGAGTGCACTACGCCTACGCGGATGCGCTCATCGACGCCGGTCGTACCGGTGAGGCAAAGAAGTGGTTTGAGAAGGCAGTCTCCGAAGACCACGATGAGCTTCTTGACGCCCGCGATCGATTGGCCGCGCTCAACGACTAG
- a CDS encoding TlyA family RNA methyltransferase, protein MSGRRRLDQELVKRKIARSREHAQQMIRDKRVVVAGMLATKPATQVTGDVSIKVQEAESDRWASRGAHKLLSALEAFRPEELSLKDATIIDAGASTGGFTDVCLRQGAAKVHAVDVGYGQLVWRLQNEDRVHVLDRTNIRHLTPEMLGGQADMMVGDLSFISLRLVLPAIVECLRDGAQLLPMVKPQFEVGKERIGAGGVVRSPQLRHEVVREVIDSAAELGLSVRGVVASGLPGPSGNVEYFLWLVKDGGVSQPEPTRIDAMVARAIEEGPQ, encoded by the coding sequence GTGAGTGGACGCAGACGGCTCGATCAAGAGCTAGTGAAGCGCAAGATTGCCCGGTCGCGGGAGCATGCCCAGCAGATGATCCGTGACAAGCGGGTCGTGGTCGCGGGCATGCTTGCCACCAAACCCGCCACCCAAGTAACGGGAGATGTCTCCATCAAGGTGCAAGAGGCGGAGTCGGACCGGTGGGCCTCCCGGGGCGCGCACAAGCTTCTCAGCGCCTTAGAGGCGTTTCGCCCCGAAGAGCTGAGCCTGAAGGACGCTACGATCATCGATGCCGGCGCCTCCACCGGCGGGTTTACGGATGTGTGCCTCCGACAGGGCGCAGCGAAGGTACACGCAGTCGATGTCGGATACGGGCAGCTGGTGTGGCGCTTGCAAAACGAGGACCGAGTGCACGTGCTTGATCGCACCAATATTAGGCATCTCACCCCAGAGATGCTCGGCGGCCAAGCCGATATGATGGTCGGCGACCTTTCCTTCATCTCTTTGAGGCTAGTGCTTCCCGCAATCGTGGAGTGTCTGCGCGACGGGGCACAGCTTTTGCCCATGGTGAAGCCGCAATTCGAAGTAGGCAAGGAGCGCATCGGTGCAGGTGGTGTGGTGCGTTCGCCGCAGCTACGGCACGAGGTGGTGCGGGAAGTCATCGACTCCGCCGCCGAGCTGGGGCTGAGCGTGCGCGGCGTGGTGGCCAGTGGCCTGCCAGGGCCATCGGGCAACGTAGAGTATTTCCTGTGGTTGGTCAAAGACGGCGGCGTGAGCCAGCCAGAGCCCACACGTATCGACGCGATGGTGGCCCGCGCCATCGAGGAGGGACCCCAATGA